The segment caacttctctttgattgagcattttcttccttgctcatgtgttgcttctcgttgccttgcctcttgaaagttgcttgagccttcttctcaagcttggtaggacacttcgaggcaaagtgtccaccattcttgcactcaaaacatttgatgtgggagaggtcttttgatgatcttgattgtctacctccccttcttgtcttcttcttcatcatccccatgttaccaccatcttcatggtagattttgacttgagcttggggcttcttttctttctcaactcgtggctttggttgaggcttcacttgatgcttcaccaattgcttggttgagCACATTGatgtgagatgaccccaagtgcggcacttgaagcacttgacatgcttgagcctctcttcttctttcatcttcttgagcttctctttgtttgggcaaccattagcaagatgtcccacttcatggcaccgatagcacatgaaatgagaaagctttctcttttcttgctttcttttgccctttgtcatcttctccttgaagccaaggccacacttgtcaccatagattctttgagtcttcaatatatgctcaaaggtgacttttgaattatagcacttctctagcttgttgctcaaatttttcacttgttcattgagcttattgttctccttcaaaaggttagtctcacaagacatagaagtagaacaagcatctaaatgtgaagaacatggcatagataataaatcatcacaagaggtggatacatgcttcttgcctacatcacaagggttagtaacaatatgtgattgatcatttgacccaagtgatgagctctcactaattttaattttttcattagaaagcttcttagtgagaaaagcatgattttttaccaagttgtcatgagcaacacaaagttcctcatgaaccaatttaagctctcatgtgaacaagtagtaacataaagtagatgcttttgttgttcacatgtggtctttagaaatgagttttcatttttcaatttacttgttttagccatctcatttcttaaagctttggtgagtctacatacaagctccaaatttggatcatcacaatcaacaatcacacctccaatagataccttgtCGTCGCCGTGAGACATGGACgaatgtgatgaagtggatgagcttgtagaagcatcactctcatagccatcatcttcatcttcacttgaccatgaggtggagcaatcctccacaaccatcttgttgtggtcatgctcaacatcctcatgtaTCTCCACCTTTGGTTCCTCCTTTTTGAACTTGCCATCATCCCATGTGGAGGACTCACCGAAGGTATGTTTGATAGACTCCCACATTTCATATGCGGTTCCTTTGGAGTTTATCTTATCAAACAACTCAAAGCTCAAAGATTTCATTAGATAACAATAAGCTTCACAATCAAGTTCAAAGAGAACCTTTTGAGCTTTGTTGAGATTCTTATGGTCCAAGTTGTGTGAGACCATTAGTGACAATCCACCAAAATTTAGGTCCCTTTGCACGAAAATGATCAAGCATGTGATTTTGCCAAAGTGCAAAGTTTgtaccatcaaaaatgtgtgtctCACAATCATCTACCCCACTAgacgccatcctctcgggtcggtgaagaccacaaatgagagacctagctccgataccacttgaagggtcgagatggcacaCTAGAGGggcgtgaatagtcctttctaaaaaatattacgccgactaaccgaaacaaatgcggaattaaaactatcggtctagccaagactacacccctctatctaagttctctagcaccttgtaaaagatcctaaacaagcaaacaaggtgctaccttagcaagagctcccctaaaaattctaggagcaaggtcacacaaacctatgcaactagtactttgcaaaccgggggagctcctagtgaggcaaagcgcaaaAAGCCTAAgatcactagcaagctcaataacaaggcaaccaatgccaaattagagagcacaaaatacttagctacacaaactaagcaatgtgactaacaaggttacacaaaccaaattagtcacgcaagggatctacttctagctacacaagcaagaaggtaactagcaagctttacaagctaactaattacaagagcaaccacaagcacaagtatatgagtgtaagaacaagcttgtgttaggaacTTACAAACcaatgggaagaacaatgttgacaagatgattttctcccgagcttcacttggttgccaccaagctacgtccccgttgagacaaactccaaggttgccgccggtcctcttgctagtggtgacccgcaagtcacactctcccacgtggagtgcttaccacaagctctagcagttGACCcgaccggaccacttgtcgctcttcacgtctcgctcaactagagttgctcttcgcgatccccgcggggtgagcaccgtacccctcacaatctcttctccggagcatcgcacaatctccttgcgtgcttctacggagtcacaagccaccaagccgtctaggaggtggcaacctccaagagtaacaagcatcaccggcttgcaacacgaacacctagtgccactcgatgcaatctctcaatgcaacgcactagaatcactcactcgctattgattcgcactcttgcaagcacaagtgagttagaggctttcctagcactctccaagcatggacactaagtcccaagggtgctcagcaccagccaaggccggccaccacttctatttatagccccaagggctaaactagtcattgccccttcactgggcaaaacacgtgggcaccggacgctcacagggagccaccagacgctcaacccccagcgtccggtgctcaggcgtcagccacgtgtcactagccgtttgaactcgaccgttgccgccaacggctgctgcgcacgcgcgcctacacagcaccaccggacgctctactgcgtcacactGGACACGTccagtgcacaccggacccgtgtgcaaagagctccgcaaactcgcaggatcaccggacgcaagccaccggacacaccctgagcgtccggtgctcatcgGTCAGAAACTCCTCGCGCGCGCTTGCTTACGTCACACACCACAAGATGCTTGAACAGTAACCGCCCAGCGTCCGGTACGCTCTGCACACCTGAGCTAaagacaccacaccggacgctctggactagcgtccggtgctgccaacaccagcgtcccgcaacttctccaaatttccactacaccacaacaccaaCATAGGCGCCGAACCGTCTGACGCGAAAAGCCGTTATAGCCTCACACGATCTGACGCAAAAAAGATATAGCGTCAGTCCTGTGACGCAAAAAAGATATAGCGTCAGTCCTGAGCTGACACAGTAAGTCCTGACGCTAAAGACTTATTGCGTCGGACCAGAGTTTTTGACGCTAAAGACTTATTGCGTCGGACCAGAGTTTTTGCGTCAGACAGCATGCCACCAAGATTTGTTATTGCGTCAGACAGTCTATTGCTAGGATATGGCGTCAGATACTCTTTTGCCATACATATAGCGTCAGCCCATCCAATAGAATTCATATTTATAGCGTCAGATTGTTCAACAGGATAATTTAAAtgtaataaaaataataaattcaattgAAAAAACATTtaggacatatatatatatcaaatcCACATTAAAGCTTAATGTCCATCACATAAACATATATGAGCACATACATCACATAGAGgtcaatacatacatatattaatTTTGTCTCTTGCATGTTTACATCACATCCAGCAAATTAAGTGAAGCATACAATCTTGTTTTCACATTATATCATCCAATATAGTGAAGTCTACCAAAAGCACATGAATGCACACCAGCAAGCAATCATAATAGTTTGTATTTGCTACACTAAGGTTTGTGCACTGCACAATCATATTGAAAAACCAAAATAACATCCACCAGGTTATCTGGAGAAGCATTTTCCACAAACTCAAGCCAAAGACTTGTTGCCAGCACTTCCTGAAAAATGAAACATGTTCAACCAATTCAGTCAAATACATAACTAAGTTGAGGATATATTGTAAGTGAAATTGCTAGCAATATTCAGCTACTACCATCACTGGGCAAATTCAAAGCAAAAGATGGGCAAGCACTATAGAGGAAAGTATAGAGTCATGGACTTCCAGCCACTTCAGAATAGTTCAGGTTCCAAAATCAAAGAACAGTTTGTACAAGTGGTCCTTTTTTGTAGAACATGCCTTATGCATGCATTGCATTAAGAAGATAGAGGTTTGTTACAACAAAAACAACAACCTGAGCTTGGTAACGAATGTTACCATGTCCCAAACCAGCAACTCACAAATTTTGAATTAAAGGGCTATATTTGACCATTGAGATGATAACATAAGTTGTCGTTTGAACAACCAAGAGATGAAATAAACTAGCAACCAGTAGATGAACCAACAGAAGATAATATAGGTTATCTAAGAGAACAGGTTATCATTAGCAACCAAGAGAAGCTTGACCACTTGCTCTGCTAGAAGCAGATGCTCTGAAACGGGGGTTATCTAAAATAAAATCTCTACTATATGAAGGAAAACAACAACATGCACACCAATCTTGGATAGGATCACACATTCATGACCAAAGAGCAACAATGGCACAGAAAAATTAATCTAATAACCAAACATTGAGAACAAACATCCACAGGCTATCTAACATAGACTCTGGGTTGTGAAGACAACATGGACTCTGGGTTCAGCAAAGCATCGTAGAGGAACCTAAGATCATGCAGCAGTTGTTCAACAGAAGGTCCAAATGCAGCTGCATTTGCTGGAGACCGAGTGGATGAAGATTCCAACCTGCTTGTCATGAAACAATTTAGTTAAGTTTCTGGATCAAGTTCAGCAATTTTATAAAGAGAAAGCAAACAGTGCTCACCTGTACTCAATTGCACTAGTCTCAGCATCACAGCGGACAGCAACAGAAAGGCCATTATCCAGTTGTTTCCCACCCAGTTCTCGAAGAGAATAATCAAGGAGCTTGATTCTCCATGGGTGTTCCGCAGCGGAGGCCATTATAGGCATTATAGTATAAATTTAAGGCTACAAGTAGATGAATAGTGCAATTGTGATGAGTGGAAAAGGTTGTAAAGACTCATAGCAATAGCAAATGTTTACATACAAGGATAGTAAACTCATTCAACCAATGGTATACCGTGCTTGAAATAAGTATCACATTTCAGTTGCACCAAAAATACCACTGATAACATGCAACACTTGTGAACTGCATAGCAAATTCGATGATTGTGATTTGTAATGTACATTTTCACCTGAGACAGAAGTAATTCACAAACAAGTTTGCATGCCCAACTAAAAATATTGACTAGTGAAGCAGCAACAAAAAAGATCCATTCTACAGTTTATAAAAATGGTCATCAAGTAAAATGACAGTTACTGAACCAGCACAAACTGAGGCATGCTTCAATTAGACAAACACTTCATATTCATCCTGATTTGAAAATTCCCAGTTTGAGAAGAGGCTTCATAAGTATGAAGTATACATCGCACACAACAGTTTGGTGCATATAGTGCACCAATCCATTACACTAGTTGATCTCACCTAAGACCGGCTAAGTGTACATAGTGAGCACACTAAGTTGGAAAAAAACATACGGCAGTCAGCCTAAACAAATGAAAACTGCAGCTATCACATAGCACAGCTGCAGGCCCATGAGATCCAACGACATGTATGCGGGGCGACTAAACAAAAACGCATTCTATGCGGGGCGACGCTGAACAAAAACAGCGGGCACATTTGCGTAACTTGCACAGGCCATCTTGAATTGTAGCCAGTCCTACATACTGTTACGTGTTAATTAGTTCGACCAAAATCCTAAAGCTGCAGAGAACCCAAGTCCCCAAACAGCCGAAATCAACCACTAAGACCAGAAGCTAAAGGAGTAGGGGATGACAGAAGGAAATCGTACCACGAGGGTGTGGTCCACGTCCCTCTTGAACCCCCGCAGCTTCTCCGCCACGAGCTTCCGGAACTGCTCCTCTCCGGAGGCGGTGAAGCCGACCTTCAAGGTGCGAAGTTCATCGTCCGCCTCGTCCATCGCGGCGGAGGTTTCCAGAACTCCCCACGCAACCCTAGATCCAGCACGAAGCGGTCCCGGGACCGAGAGGAGTGGGGGGCAAAAGGAGGGCGGGTGGCGGGCGGGCGGCCGCTTTATCCGAATCGCTGCAGCGACCGGGAAGCTTCGACGGCGTGGCGGAGGGGAATAGACTCGCCGGCAAGCGGCGGCGACGCGTGGAGATTGGGGTGGGCGACGGGGCAGGCTGGACTGCGAGAGGCCAGGCGAGATTTTATTGGGTTTTTGTTTGGGCTTGTCGTGGGTTTCTGTTGACTTTGTTTTGCGTGGGTTCCTTTACGGATGCCAGGTAGGACAGGCGGTTTGGCCACGAATCTGAGCACGATTTGATGGGCATTACTCAGCTGCTTATCTAACATTTTTCTAACATTTGACCCAGATTCTTAACCTGCAGCACTCTTAGCAAGAGGTGGAGCCAGAGAAACAAATTAGATCGAGATAAAGGAAAACCATAAAAATAATACTTTAAAGAACTTATTTTTAAAGTCCCGCGCCCGTCCGTCTTCGTCGAAGTCACAAGTCGCGCTTTTTTTCACGTAAAATCGCCTGCTTCGCGGTTGGTGGGATTTGAACCTGAGACCATGCCCTTGCGCGTAGCcttctctaccactccacctattactcacttgtgtctatattagagtttagttccccacatattattctaaaccgagcatatattgattatttgaagccctaaacggattctaatggaaaagttatcaactaaaaagtttcataacttttcatgaTCTACAaattttatattggtagtttctccatccgatgtcatttacaaaatttgaattttaaatttgagaaattcaaacgtagttttcgacgacaagagAGGTGGACAGTGTACTAGTTTAGACAAGTGTTTCTAAAAGAGAAAACTAAGCGCGGGCAGGTGAGCGAGGGTGGAGCCCATTATTTCTCGCGTCAGAGAGGTGGACAGTGTAGCTTGTTTTAGCGTCAGTTAGTTAGACTCTGAATATAAATACCTACAGCGTCAGACAATAGCACGCTAAATTCAGATTTAGCGTCAGATGGTCTTTGGGCAATATTTAGCGTCAGATCATCTAACTGCAAAAAAAAAGATTATGCGTCAAATGTCTGATGCTATAaaagtgttgtggtgtagtgttcccaccggcgcaatagaaaatatgcacttaattttctcaaaagcgcaatagaaaatatgcacttaattttctcaaaatatgcacttaattttctcgcaagctcggcgggagggagagaggaacccacacccctctcaaccctaggaactccacctcctttgcaaatgtgccaacaccaccaagtgtccaccaccaaagtgcaagtgtgttagcttttcataaacatttttcccaaaggagttagcctctcaaacttgccatgccactcgatcctaacacgtatgcaaagttagatcgctcaagtggcactagatgaccgatatgcaaacaagtttcccctcttgatagtacggccatctatcctaaatccggtcataaacttctctacacacctatgaccggtgaaatgaaaatgccctaggttatacctttgccttgcgctttccattccatctcctccaatgttgatgcaacacatgcaccaaccaatcaccaaatgatatgatccacttcatatcatcacgtgaccgtattggttcatcgatcttgacctcacttgctcttcaccgttgcctcggtccatcggcgccaagtcttgctcaagcttcaccgtcacacgcggtcccttgcttcaaagcctccaacttgcccttcactcttgcaaccggtccatcgagccaagcctcatcttaatCTTCTcaaccttggtcacatgactccatgtgatgtctcatatgcagtaagctcctccatcatcacataatcacctatggactaatctcctgtgtatctcacataaacattattagtccacctaagttgtcactcaattaccaaaaccaaacaaggacctttcaatgggccaagtctcctagcccaagtctagccgtaagggtataggggtttatacccccacagggggcctgcttatatagcccttccaaatgaacgtgggccgtcagatcaaaccgaccttaatcgcatagTTTttcttaatcccttaggtcggtggagcatgatccgcgaggcgggGCCTGATTGGTCGAGAcacgtgggcgggcgccctgtccccgggcccgctcggcctcccattcgttcccgtggcttttggactcttctagatgatagaaaattggcgcacacgttaatatctctatgtaaacccgacgtgtgggcctttcctccatatttcctaataaccccctgcaaaaatagacaaacaccaaaactcgtggaattctgtcagataaacccctaagtctgggtgttggttgcatttggatccttttctttatttatttgataattaaatttgatacttaaggaccttcaacaactcccccaagcttacctcttgctcatccctgagcaaggatagactcagcgatggatcagaagttgctgtaatgcctttaaaagttgacggtacacatgctttcaaatgaggtctcatctctgagttagagtaaactattaaaacttaaaacttactcattttacctttcaccatggggcttgtaaccatcacttgtgtcttgagcagttaaaagatagaacagtctagtcaagcgtcatgtctcttattcttgatcagctataactctagagtttttacagatttttaaataaaactcagagattcatttatatgactctctcagatctctcttttgtggtatttctggatccttaccaagcagtgatggtatataccttctctcaaagtatgtggtattttttggtatgaggcatagtgacattgtcttctctctcaccctactctaataaggttttgatatctggagctcataggtggaagatagagtatacatacttacaagacatttattgcatagtcaaaccatggatccagagaaacaagtcaataagtcaaatcaagatgtgcatgtgtggcgagtgaatggtgtatggtgatgatggtgataacaatggtgaaagtctaattctacttttgctcttttgagggggtacataccttccttgcacttgaagcttttgaggagaatgagatgctctatattttatttttcttttctcttaggtgggtatcttgtacccctaattctactatcagacacttgtccatttttacctctcgtctcactttttttcgaggtttcgggcacttgcccctttttatttccttgtatttttcctttttcttctctctctcttttttagagcactcaccctcctggaataatgtagcaagtggtagttatcaaaatatcttgagcatttatttcatagggaaaaatagaaatgggATAAtggttttggctattctctcccggataggagcagaataattttaggtgaatctggagatggaattgagtggatgtatgtggattcgtactttcggagtagaagtagcatgtatgagtgaacgtgcaagtgaatcttgattttaaccgcaggacaagctcctaagggtctacacagcttgaccacactcaatgctcataagcactaagaagtaaatgtatggttcatagtctaataaacaTGTatttatggttgtggtaggattttaaactctcatcatacaggaactcatcatgcaatgttttaaagatttttaaagataaaattctccagaattctagcatatctaggaacagataaacaacagctcaaccttcccatatcgtatccattaacgacttagactttagatcaagtactcttcctacaagttcaggtttagagcaaatcttaattcataacagtcatgactAAACTTGAgacagatttcaattttgagaactagtcatggcagagcaactattcatcatttccatatgagagcttatcatgagggttcttagcaaactttatttatttatttattcagcaaactaagcaaagatatatataagcacaaaatctttatgggtttttatgattatgcatctttttattaattgagtaaagtataaacgcgagtagaaacacttaactagataaatgggggtgctctcccccaagctggattttgacgtaatttcttgtgatgtagctagcaagtgacggaggtgtatttgaatgtcggcagcaccctgacagcgattccgtttgctagtcttctttgaaccttgaattctgtggagcacaaatagacaacaaagctttgtggaactggttaagtgtttagcataaaatctcttagccgttatcatgctgagcctcctcaataaatgttactctctttagtaggatcacaatcttatttttatatttttatttttataggacaggaatatatttattttatttttacgccactacagtgaatgtacttatgggttttatgccacgagcatactcacatggggcttactatttttaatatttttattttcttttcaagatagttaCTGCGAGATTCATTGTCTGCATCCACTGGTCCTCAAGGTTTGCCCCAAGCATCTTTACAAGGTTCTTTGCGGCATCTCTGCACTTTGAACCAGTAAGCTGGGTTCTCAGTGAATCCAAGCATCCAGGACGGAGATCACGAGGAGCCTCGTAGATGCACACCAGGAAGGCCAGGGACAAGAAAACTATGTTGAACACGTCCTTGAAGTTGGCATGAGGCTGTGCCCCAGGGAACCGAAATGACAATTTCTTGTCTGGACAATACCTCATCACTGAGTTGACAATGTCGACGAACACCTGTATCATATCTTGTTCGTCTAGAGTTTGCTGTGTCTTTGTTTTCAGGTGGACTGGTTTTGACGTcacaaccaaggagaagcttataaaagtgatagtcaagtaccttaagatgttaccttacttgaagagtgatggtacagtatcaccttgtggaagctttcctttcttagcggttgtgcatcgtgtttgtggcaccctccttggatcatctcttatgagctatgtcttccttgtgtaaattgttaaacttcatgtgtctctctctttgtctccaatatgagtttatctcaggaattcccaggtcgatattgaaagttttcctacaggggttagtccaacaaaatatccaatatctactatagcacacTATCGGCTCAACCTAGACAccttgtctaatttgatttaggatggcattttaacctaagtaccatgcttaatttaaaatcccttggaagtaagatcatcattcctaaactaagcaccttgcttatttaagagataaatgaaactactccaaacctagacatatactaaagcaaataaaggtagcatgagagcatttatagagatctactcaagtgcagatgacgtagtgtgattagtatttaacaaattgagcatgtctcaaagtagggacaaccaacacaacaacatggcaaaggatgtttttatgtaaagtactcccccaagcttgaattttgcaaaattcaagtttggatgaatttaatttaatgttgtatgatgattggttggacataccttgtgcttgtcattcatccgatcttcttgctccaatcctggaaaggttagtgacaagaatacccaaaggaatatttttacaattatccttatatgctcaatacacaaggtaatgttgcaaataattaaaagctcatgttacgatctgatcagtgcttattttaggacactaagcttgtccttgggaaaccatcaatttatgtcagtgaagtggtttcccctccaatgttgacctatatcaagatcaactcaacgagatctgcaatatttattatagacatatgcatcgacaaccgcccttttaaagtttttataaatagaaaggaagacagggttggagatctcaaatgtggtgatgttggagagaccaatagattgggaagatgttgcatatgagcatggagtaaacaaagtgtctatgaaataaattccatgctcattaatgttatcgtCGTCTCCAATctaaatgttcagagtttctcctagattggtctcgcctatgtcctcttctatagttggatgaatctcatcttcaaagggagtcaagaactcactgtttgaaattgagccaaagtcagaatccattaaggcttcttccttgtccatccattctacacattctagccatttagaacttgtgatcaggaaaggggaggtgttagaattttctatatcgcttagctctccttctatgacattacttgacatgtcatcctcatggtctttatgactcctatggtttgatcgtcttgatggattgctaggatcatcatgagactgaaaaggagagggataagaggggtctctatggtcaaggatggattcagaatttgtgaacaaggaaggggagcagatagaatcttctatatggtttagctctccttcacttgatatgtcatcctcaacttcttcataacaggaaccaggacattctctaagagaaccactattgcaaggatttgaattattcctgcatgaaggtctcttatggaaccagaagtctaaaccattagcatctgaaagatttaaggtcggaattccttcctcccttggagaattttggggtattgatggtttaggatcgatagctaaagtttgggattgaagtggttgtcatttggctatcgaaacttcctcttcttgtctaggaacttattctttctctttctcagggatataaatgctaggagactttccgctcattaaatcaatcaaattcaagCCTCACTAGCGGACAggcggtggaaggatcctccagaggccgcattaagggtttgcttatttccctactaaggcccttaaaaagtgaattagaagaa is part of the Sorghum bicolor cultivar BTx623 chromosome 10, Sorghum_bicolor_NCBIv3, whole genome shotgun sequence genome and harbors:
- the LOC110430718 gene encoding uncharacterized protein LOC110430718 isoform X1 — encoded protein: MPIMASAAEHPWRIKLLDYSLRELGGKQLDNGLSVAVRCDAETSAIEYRLESSSTRSPANAAAFGPSVEQLLHDLRKCWQQVFGLSLWKMLLQITWWMLFWFFNMIVQCTNLSVANTNYYDCLLVCIHVLLVDFTILDDIM
- the LOC110430718 gene encoding uncharacterized protein LOC110430718 isoform X2; the encoded protein is MDEADDELRTLKVGFTASGEEQFRKLVAEKLRGFKRDVDHTLVEVLATSLWLEFVENASPDNLVDVILVFQYDCAVHKP